CTTGTCTGACTGAAAGTCAGTTGTCTAAGAAACATATGGTATTCGCAAGAGAGAGGTTCAGTTTTATACCCTTCGGTCTTCAAGATCAGCAACATCATCATCAACCTCATCCTCACTATTCTGATCTGACAAAACTTGTTCCAACATCATCGGCTTCAagcataaaaataataattaggaATTCAGTGCCGCATATTCTAAGTAGTGTCATTTAAATATATGAGCCAAAAAGAAACTAAACTATTGACACCTGTTGGCCTTTGGAGCTAGCAACTGAGCAAGCGGCTGATAAAGCAACTGTTGCTAGCAGCCCTCAATGATTATACTAATATAGAGTCATACCATAGCAGTTACAGACTTATGATACAAGTGCAAGAATAATTTACTGTGACAGAACACGtgctaaagaaaagaaaaaatattatgGTGGGTCAGGCCAAAAAATCAGATTGCTCTCTCGTTCATACACCAAGGAAAGAAAAATTGGCAAATTCACAAAGGCTTCCATATATGACACTTCAGAGTATATGATAACTGAAAAATTCACAAAGCTTAATCAGCGTTCGGTGATGCATTCATCACATAAGTTATTCTCACCTGGGCCCTATGTGAGTGAAAGAACTTTCTCTTCCGCAGGAGGGCACAGCTGAAAATATAGAGAAAACTTCTAGATAAAAACCATATTCATATGTGGCCACATGCAAGACTAATAATCGACATGCAAAAGCAAAATACCACAGTATAAAGaacacattttaaaataattgaaaattaacTTTAATGGAAAGTATTACACTGCTGATACATTGGCAAGTGAAAACACAGCCTGTCCACACATGATCAGTTTTGAGGGTGTGCGTCTGTgcgtgcatgcatgcatgtgtgtttgtgtgtgcatgtgtgtgtgtgtagattGACAAGTTAACATCAGAGCAGCTTGGGAGCAACGGTTAGCATCCATCTATTAAGGTTCAAATTCACATGCATGCACAGGCTCAACAGAGCTATTCATCCATTCAGGTTGTTTTATCAAGTTTTGCTGAACCAATCCTTTTGGTTTCAGGAAAATAGGAACTGAACCGAACCAAATAACCAGTTCAGGTCACTTTAAGTCAGTTGCTTCATATGGTTCAGGTTGAGGAAGTTGTTGGACAGCGCTACCAGAATTTTGTTAGTTTTATTAAGAATGAGTAGCCATGCATCCAAGCAACATATGATGGATCTAAGCACACGCGAAGCCATAGATTGGTAGCTGAAGGCCAGGTAAAACCTCATACATTTGGCTTTGATGAGAATCATATACACCCATAAGTAATTACACTGCAGTAtttcatgagagagagagagagagagagagatacttTCTAGGGTCTGGGCGCTCAACAGATAACTTTCTTGTCTTTGCAAATAGAAGCGTTGGAGGTGCAATATTGTTTCCCGATACTGACTGAACGCAACCAGGATCACCATATGACTGTAGCGTGGAGCTTGAAAACCCTGCAACATTAAAGCTGGATTAAACAAATTTCAGAGACAGCAGCACCAACCGTATCATTCTGCAGATTACTCCTACCTGATATTCTAGCCTTATCACCTCTACTAGAATGAGCATCTGAGCAAAGAAGTTGAGTGTTTGACGACAATATCCGGAAAAGGATTGCATTAAGAAATATTAGTTCAATCTGCCTAAAAGAATAATAACTCCAAAATTCTTTTCAGACATTaggtaaggaaaaaaaaattacaatgcaCCTTTAACTCAATATGTTCTTCTCAGCGTAAAAATAGGAAAAGTTAACTATGTGTTACAAACATAGAATAGCTATTTGTGTCACTCCAAAGCAAGTCTAATAGAGACATTGCTCAATTATTCAGGCCTAATTTAAGTGAATTCTCGTAGAAAATAATATTCGACAGATGCTTTGCAGGCACCTGAAGGAGTTACTACATAGGTCTCCAGGAGAACAATGATATTTCATCTGCAGTCCGGAGCTTGAAATTTCATGTTGCAGGACATGTTCAGATTAACTATGTCAGGAACACTTCGGGTTCCTAACAATAATCCAATCAACTAGTCAAGACACACATGAGGATTGGTTGATCCATAATTTTTGGACCATACACTTATTTTGCAAGGAATTAATACTTATTCAAGTCTTCACCATTACTAAGATATATCTTTCCCATATAATTCCAGAGAAAATAATTCTTAGCTAAAAGACAGTTCAAATCTTTGACACAGTTCAAAAAGCCTTATTTATTCCAtctttttttgtcctttttggtTGTCTAACCTCCATTGACTTTAAAACAACAAACACCCACCCAAAGTATAACATTGCCAAATACATATAAAGGAGAAACAAAGAGAGCTTCAGCACCTTCTACTTTCTcaaatttttaataataatCGATCACGTAGTCAATTCAGATAGTTTATGTGAACATGAGAAAGAACATGTACCATCGGCCTTGTCCAAAAGCTCACAAAGTCCAGAAGGAAAGTCAGACTCTAAGACGTGAGGATGTACGTGCTTTGCATTTTGATATAGGCTCTTGGGTCTTCTGCGTCTTAGTGGCTTTGAGCTGGGAAATGCATGAGCTTGCTCCTTTCAGTTTAAGGCATTCATATAtctcaaataaaattacatatgggCCAATAAAGAAGAGAAAACTTACCAAAAGGAGAATACTTGTTGCTTAGGATCAACACCATCAGCAACAATCTGAAGAGAAAAAATAAGATCTAAATTTCTGCAGCTAGTTATCAAGGTAtttctgcattttttttcttttgtaccaCTACCATCTGTTTTTTAAGAGAATGTATTCTCAAAGTTAACTACAATTCATAAATTGGCATAATAGTCGTTTCATCTGTCATCTTCGGCAGCCAACATCATCTTTACTATTTCAACATGTATATGTCCAAAGAAACTAGAAAAGATTATATCATGATGACATTTGCCCTAATCTAATTCCAAATTAAACATAGGACAACTCATGATTGGGGAAGCAACCTTGTATGGGACTTGCTCAATTCCTCGGGTAACAATATACACACACAATGTAACATTAAATTTTACTGAATGGAATGAAATATGGTTGCTAATACTTAATACAGAACTTGATCGCTGAGAAATGTTATTTTGCTCTATCATCAAATAATAGAAGAACACATACCTCAGATCCCCAATTATTAGTTTTCACAGACACATTTACAGCTTGATACTCTTCGGTTACCTATAAATAATCATCATTTTAGTAGCCATCGGTCTACCATAATTAAATGAACATAATCCCACTAAGGTTCTCACAGAATACTAACCCAAAATTCAAAGTTGAAGAGATCATGTGATGAGAACAAATGATGTCTCAGACCCTACAAAAAAGATTGAATAGATTTTAAGCATCAGTCATAAGTGCACTAGCTATTGGTTCAATTTCAGATTGCTACACTCCTACTTTTCCCATAAGCTTAAGCTATTAGAATCAATTCTATGTGTACCAAGACTTCAACTACGAGAGGGCAGgtactatttttattttaatgtggaATTGAGTGGCACAATTTGAGCACAAGACCTtctgctttgataccatgaaaatttgttatttttcctAAAACCTAAGTTGTTAATATGTGAAGTAATTAGTTATCAATATACAATAAAAAACAGATTTTGGCAGAAAGTTGCACCTTGAAGCTTGCACAACTAACCAAGCAAAATGGACAAGAAAAATCTTCAGTTACTGCAAGATGAACAAAGGATTATTTCACAAACAAGGGAATGTGTATTCATTGgtatacaaaaatatattaattggttaaagaatgtgaggaagaagaaaaaacacattaattggaatacaaaaatattttttttgtctttattgACAAGGAAATGGAAGTATAGAATAAAATTACCAATTTCCATATTTTAACTTTAAGCTGCCAACATGTCCCATAACGAAAATTTGGAAGTTGCCAACAATTATAAGATATCATTAATACCTTCTGTCCGTTGCAATGTATTGTTGTAGTATCTATAATTAAAAATCACATTTCCTGCCCTTAACCTGGACAACACAAGTAACAAATATTTAAGCATATTGCCAAGAGCTCAAATATAGACATATACATActgatataaaaataaaatcctcATTAAAATCAGCTTAAGATCACACAGATTTTGTACTCTCCATGAATAGCATGACAAATCACCCATTTGCATGCAAGAAAATGAAGTATAAGAAGTTTTGTGGGAGTATATCCAAATTAAGTTCATAGAGTCTGTTCTTATGGAAAAATACCACGAGACTAATGATCAACTATTTCAATTTAgactaaaaaggtcgtacccagtgcacaaggctcccgctttacgcagggtctgggagcgggagccttgtgcactgggtacgacctttttagtcTAAATTGAAATAGTTGATCATTATAAAATACAAGTAGTGACCCAAAAAATAAGTTTTATAAATATGATCAAACAAAAAACAGTATCCGATAACAACAATTTCAGGGAAGCAAAAAGTTAGAAGGAATAACAGAATGACGTGAACAGGCAAATTTACTTGATGAGAGATGAAAATTACCGAATGATATGAGGCAATGATGAAGAAGGAATGTCACTACATATGTAAGTGCTATAAGGAGATTTTTCCCTAGCACCAAATTCCTCTGCAGAAATGGTGACCTGCACTAGCTGAGAAATGACCTTTGAAAGGCCCAAGCAACCAAAAGTAACAGATATTCATCAGCAACGGTTGCCAAGAAGAGAATGTTGAATACACATACATGTATGTTCCGTGcctagagagagaggagagattcAAATTATTGATCTAAGAAGAAAACACTGAAAAAAGAACATACAACAGTTTCTGGATTATGGGGAGTTGCAATCATAAGGCACTTGTCCTCATTTAAACAGCTCAACTGCAATAGGGAAAAGACCAAATCAACTGAAAGTGGAGAAAAGAAGGCCTACAATTATACAGGTCCAATCACGAATAAGAGATTGGAGAAAAACTAAATTATTTTGACAGCTACAATGTCATAAGGTTTACCACATTGTTAACCAGGAGCTCTTAGTCAAGAAAATTACAAATAGTTAATCAATAGTCAGGGAACTGATGCCATACCTTCAAGAAGCAAGAGCGCATGTCAGTCGTTGAAATCATCTCAGCTCTCtgtcccaaaccaaaattaggAGAATTCTCCCAAGAGATATAGAGTAATTCAAGTGGTATCTTGCTCCATAGACAATATCCTCCTGCATTTGCTGTCAAGCAAAATTGACAGTGAATTTAGAACCAGAATAAAAATAGAACTGATTTGAGCAATCAATCTCATAAGAAAGAAGATTAAAGTCGGTGAATTAATTCTCAATATTACAAGGTACAAAGAATGTTTCATCTTTCACTCCACATATCTTGGTGTGAAGAAACATTTATTCACATAGTTTAGACAAGGCATGACATAAAGTGTACTCGTCCTATCTTATTTTTAAAGTGGGTAAAATaaatcagaaattcaaaaatttaggGAGCTGCAAATGGGTCATATAGTTAAACATCTGGTCTCTGCATATCGTAATGTGCCAGCATCATGTAGAACATAAAGTTTACTAAAGAAATCCAAACTGCAAAATTATGTCAGACCTGtcacaaatttaaattttaatctgtTAAATAACATAACAAAATTCAAACATGTGATAGAGCTTAGCAAGTAAAGCTTTAACTTACAAGGGAAAGAAGACATATCCACAGGACCCTTGGATAAATTGATTCCACGAAATGGATTTTGTGCTCCCACTACAATGAACTAATATATGAGCCCAAACATTTCGATGACATCCACATAAAAAAGGTTTCCATACCaacaaaatttcacaaaaaagtaCCAAAGCTGACGAGCAAGATTGCAAGTGAGCCAGATTTAGCCTCCAGTGTTAGCTTATTAATGTCAGGCAGAATAAAATGTGCTTGAAGTTGACTACTCCCATCAACCCCAGTGGAATTGCTTAACATGCAAGCCCGACTGAATCGATATGTAGCAGAATACTTGTTCATACATTCCAAGACAGAACTCTTATCAGATACATGAAAATGAAACCGGAACAAAGCAACACACTGATTAACAATTCGAAAACTAAAAACATACATAGACATACCTCTGGAACCGCAACATCAGGAACTAGTCTGGCCAAAAACACATACAAAGGAAAGAGATTATGGGTTTGTACACCTTCCTTCTCATACATCGAAATGGAAACCGTCATTTGTATCCTAAATTTCAACCAACACCAACCCagtcagtaaaaaaaaaattagcacaCACTTGTATAGACACAaaagttcaaattttaattgCTGCCATTACCTCCTTCTGTGCTTGGCCTCTATTTTGTAGCTCAAACATCTTTGAAGAAACGCCGGCTACATTCGAAAAATGCACACAAACCCATTACAAAGTGGCCACCGAAGTATAAATCCTCGATTTCATTGGTCACGTAAATGCAAATAATTTAGCTGAACAATACGAAATAAATTAGTACATTTCTAATAGCGCGGCGTTGGAGAATGTTGTAGAACTCAACAGGCTTGCAATAGACAGAGAGGCTTTCCTCCGCCGCAATTTCTTCCTCCGCCGACATCCGCACCCGCGCCTCCTGCCGGCACATGTTACCGCTGCCGCTGCTGCTCCTCGCGTACCTGCAACCAAAGATTCAATTTTTCTAGGCGAAAGTCGCAGCAACAGAGGAGTGAGAGAGAACCCACATGAGGAAACGAGAGCTTACGGAGCCAGGAGGAAGAATTGGAGCTGAAGACGAAGAGATTGGGTGGAGGAGAAGGTTTGGTGTCTGCAATTCTTCTTCTGGCTTTTGGGTTCTTCTCGGTGTTTCCTTCCTCATCGAAAATCGCGATGGACGCTCTCTTCTACCAGACTCCCTCACTCAGTCTCTGCGTTACGCTGCCATTTTTCTCAGCTGGCAACTTCGCCTCTTTCTTCAGaccaaaaattatatttataatcctttgccttttgtttttttttaatttttttttaagaaaactaatggaaaatgtttggaaattttgagttttaacgtaaagataataaaagataaaatgaatagtacatgattgactttttagtgtaaaaatgtggtttttcgttaaagtaaacagtacatgaagtttttcgttaaaatttcttcttctttttttccaagGTTTTGTTTTCGCTTAattttgaagaaagaagaaaaacgaTAATCAGGCACGCTTTAAATAATAACAATGGACGTTTTATAAAGCGACgtgtataaaataaaaaatatgtagtTATCATTTCTCGTTTTAGTAATTTAGACAGATGTGTGATTTGCTTGGCTATAAATCTAAGTGTAATTTTTAATCCTTTTATCAATCCAAACCAAATATTCAAGATTTTTACCAAAATATAGATTAtgaccaagaaattcaaaagaGAGTGATATGATCTATGAGTTCAGTTGACCAAAACCAAAAAATCTATGAGTTCAGCTACAACGTTTATAGTCTAACTCAACTAATTTTGGGATTTTGAGATTCCTCGAGATTGATTCATGTTTGACTCGGTTGTAGTATTGTTTTTTTTGAATGTATTGgctttccttcttcacattgaTGAGGCATCTATTAGGAATGTGCATTTATCATGAGACTTGTCATGTTATAAgtttatttgtgtttgcttaaataatttttaatttttcatcaaAGTTCAAGCTGGTTTCAGAAATGAGCTAAACCAAGCTAAGGTTCAAGCTTAATCCATAAACGAGCCAATTTCGGCTTTAGTTCAAGCTTGAAACTGAACAAGCTTTGACCGGCAGTGTAAATAGTCATATTCTGCAAGACTTGGCCATTCTCTAGCAAATACTTGGGTACTTCAATCTGATCATCTGGATTTCCCCTGAATGCCCTCATGGAGATAGCTTTGATGTGCGACGTCAAACAAATAGGAACAAACTCTGGTGGATTCCATGGAAGATCTGAGTCCGCATAATCTCGGTTTACTTGAAGCTTAATCATCAAGCTTTTGTCAATTTTGGAGGGGCGGCGATACTCATACTCATTTTGCAAGACAAGGGAATGTAGAGCAGGTGATCTCTTGAGCAACTCTATTAGCATTTCCCACCCCTAACAACAGCTGTGAAGAACCAGCGTCAAATCCATTTTCTCAAAATATCAAACGCAGGCACAGGCACCTTCATCATCTCTAGCTATCATGCCAATAATGATGAATCTTGGCTTCGAGTAGGGATTATTTACTCTCCAAGATATAACTTGACAAAAGCTGCTCACACGatatcaacttttcaaataTTTGGtgcatttataaaaaaaaattgtctacaTCTTGAAGTGCTCAGACTTATGCTTAACCCCTTCAGTTTAGGCAAAAAACTGTCTGAAAGACTTAACGTCAATGGTCAAATCTTCAAGTACAGGGCATTGAGATAAAAGTTTTTCCATTGAGTGAGTCTGAGGGTAATGAAATGTGATGTAGGAATACTGGCAACAAAATCTGTCATCAGCTTCATAACCATTAGTGTTTTGCACATGAAAAGGCTTTTAGGCAATTCAAATTGCTCGTAATTATCAGATGATTGAACCCGAAGATCATGTTCCTCAGCATTACGCCTAATAGCAGTGCGGATCGAAGCATCAACATGAGAAAAGTCATCCACATAGTTATTAAAAAGACGGAAGTTTTGAATGTTGATGAGTCATGAAAGAAGAGCACACGATCAACAAACTCCGAAAGTCAGCAGAGGAGGAGAAATCTCGATCGCTGAAGTCTAGATTGGGAAAAGAGACAATATGTTCTTCCATCTTGTAGACAATACGCTGGTACTCACAACATGTTTTGCTGAAGGGAAAAAAGTATGTGACAAGGAACTGCATCTGGTAGTTCGCTGATCCAATTTTTCGAACTTGCTTGACTGTCAGACTTCGGACCCATTTGTAACCTGATGCATTTTGGGAAATATTGTCATGTTGCAGCACGCTTTTTAACTTGGTAATTCACTGTCAAGAAGCTTTTGTATAAAAAACTTCACATAGAAAAGGCTTTTCATTTTTTGGTCAATCTTTATGCTCTATTTTTGCTAATCAGAaattgatgcagaaaaaaaaatataaaatcagaaatttcctttgtttttgagttataATAGCTGTACAATGAATGATAAAAACAAGTAAATTTAAAATGTCTTGGCATATGTTTTGTTTAGGGAccatttgataaccatttggTATTCAGTTTTCATATATTGCAACATCAAAATCtcattgtcacatcccagtctcgagtccaccgtaacacgatattatccgctttgggtgCCGGTCACGctctcacagttttgtttttaggaactcacacgagaacttcctagagGATcatccatcctaggattgctctcgctcaaactcgcttaacttcggagttccgatggaacccgaagccagtgaattCCCAAAATATCTCGTGCTATatagaggtgggcatgtacatataaggcacattcCCTCCTCTTCGTTGTTCGATATGGGATGTTATACTCATAATTTCAATCATAGTAAAGTCAGAAAGTTTTACCATCTACAGAAACAAACAAGGGGAAAGACTTGAATTTCTAACCCTATTTACCAAACAGATAGTAAGAGGGTTTAGTAACAAATAGTTCGACCGAAGACTTAAGCATTGTTCATCCACGAAGCAGGATAACTAGATAAAGATACGAATTCATTATCGTTcccttttgaaaatttgtttagGCTATTGCCTCATTTGGTAGGCCGGATAATTAAAGGATGGGAGATTTTTTGACGTTAATTGGACTTCGGAATGGGATAAGATCTATCTGGCTCAATTGACAAGaactaaaaaaaaagaccaAGTAAACAGGTGAAACACAAAACGAAAACGATACTCAATTAACTGTTTGCCTAGCAGGTAGGTCTCAGACTAAAAAAATAGGCACAATAGTGTCAATTGTTTGTCAAAGGGGTGCTCGCTTGagcaaatcaaaagaaaatgaaggaacAGAATTAACAGGGGTAAAATGCGGAGTGCTCGCCTAACA
This window of the Malus domestica chromosome 03, GDT2T_hap1 genome carries:
- the LOC103432113 gene encoding polycomb group protein EMBRYONIC FLOWER 2-like isoform X2 codes for the protein MCRQEARVRMSAEEEIAAEESLSVYCKPVEFYNILQRRAIRNPAFLQRCLSYKIEAKHRRRIQMTVSISMYEKEGVQTHNLFPLYVFLARLVPDVAVPEYSATYRFSRACMLSNSTGVDGSSQLQAHFILPDINKLTLEAKSGSLAILLVSFVGAQNPFRGINLSKGPVDMSSFPSNAGGYCLWSKIPLELLYISWENSPNFGLGQRAEMISTTDMRSCFLKLSCLNEDKCLMIATPHNPETVVISQLVQVTISAEEFGAREKSPYSTYICSDIPSSSLPHIIRLRAGNVIFNYRYYNNTLQRTEVTEDFSCPFCLVSCASFKGLRHHLFSSHDLFNFEFWVTEEYQAVNVSVKTNNWGSEIVADGVDPKQQVFSFCSKPLRRRRPKSLYQNAKHVHPHVLESDFPSGLCELLDKADGFSSSTLQSYGDPGCVQSVSGNNIAPPTLLFAKTRKLSVERPDPRNCALLRKRKFFHSHRAQPMMLEQVLSDQNSEDEVDDDVADLEDRRMLDDFVDVTKDEKQMMHMWNSFVRKQQVLADGHIPWACEAFSRLHEHDLVKSPALIWCWRLFMIKLWNHGLLDARTMNNCNIILEQCQSLASEPQS
- the LOC103432113 gene encoding polycomb group protein EMBRYONIC FLOWER 2-like isoform X1 — encoded protein: MCRQEARVRMSAEEEIAAEESLSVYCKPVEFYNILQRRAIRNPAFLQRCLSYKIEAKHRRRIQMTVSISMYEKEGVQTHNLFPLYVFLARLVPDVAVPEYSATYRFSRACMLSNSTGVDGSSQLQAHFILPDINKLTLEAKSGSLAILLVSFVGAQNPFRGINLSKGPVDMSSFPSNAGGYCLWSKIPLELLYISWENSPNFGLGQRAEMISTTDMRSCFLKLSCLNEDKCLMIATPHNPETVVISQLVQVTISAEEFGAREKSPYSTYICSDIPSSSLPHIIRLRAGNVIFNYRYYNNTLQRTEVTEDFSCPFCLVSCASFKGLRHHLFSSHDLFNFEFWVTEEYQAVNVSVKTNNWGSEIVADGVDPKQQVFSFCSKPLRRRRPKSLYQNAKHVHPHVLESDFPSGLCELLDKADDAHSSRGDKARISGFSSSTLQSYGDPGCVQSVSGNNIAPPTLLFAKTRKLSVERPDPRNCALLRKRKFFHSHRAQPMMLEQVLSDQNSEDEVDDDVADLEDRRMLDDFVDVTKDEKQMMHMWNSFVRKQQVLADGHIPWACEAFSRLHEHDLVKSPALIWCWRLFMIKLWNHGLLDARTMNNCNIILEQCQSLASEPQS